TAGCCCATGCCTAATAATAcactgtggctgctgctgctactactattactattaccgCTACTACTAAGTGGTTGTACTACTACCATGTAAAGCCCGTAACAGTCCTGTGACATAGGCAGAATCACTGTCCCCATTCCAGAGATtgggaaactgagccccagagtTGCCCAAGATCACTTACCAGGGATGAATCCAGGATTGGGGCCCCCATCTCTGGGAGGGTGGGGCCCCGCCCTGGTCTGGGGCCCATCTCTCCTGGCTCACGGTCCCCGGCTTGGCCTGGCAGGAGCCggccctccctgcaggactgtcTGGCCCATCCATGGCTGCAGGACGCCTACCTGATGAAGCTGCGCCGCCAGACGCTCACCTTCACCACCAACAGGCTCAAGGAGTTCCTGGGTGAGCAGCGGCGCCGCCGGGCCGAGGCCGCCACCCGTCACAAGGTGCTGCTGCGCTCCTACCCAGGCAACCCCTAGCGGCTTGGACCACAGGCCGGCCTCGGGCTTTGACTCGGGGTTCCCGCTGATGCTGCGGGACTTTCCAGGGCCCATGCTGAGCCGGGTGGGCCCGGGGCTTCCGACACCACCAGCAGCAACATCCGGCCGGGCTATTACCTCATGGACCTGCGGGGACAGAGACTCTGGGCTGTGGCCAATGCCACCGGGCCAGAGCCAGAGCGAGAGACCCGTTGGCCAGGCTGGGTGGGGtcaggagcaggaagaggggcaagaaggggaaatgggagaGTGATAAGGAGAAGCTGAGAGATAGGGAGGGGGAGACTCGAGGAAGGTTCTGGGGGAGGGAGACAATGAATCTGGGGGAGAACCAACCCAGGAAGGTGTGAGTtgctggagaggagaaaggaggagccCAGGGTGTCAACAGGCCATGGGCTGGGAGTGTCAGTGAAGCAGGGACAGGGCAAGGAGACAGGCCAAGGAGCCATAGCCAGTGTGTGAGAGAGGGCagcaaggtgggggagggagaggagagaggacacaggtcggggtggggtgggccagCTGCCAGCATCCCCAGAAGGAGAAGGATGGAGGGCTAGAGGCTGGAGGTAGTGGTCACTCACGTGGCgctctcctcctttcccagtgGATGCAGGTCTGGGCACTCTACTGGCCCAAAGATGTCCCCACTGCTCCTCTGTGGCCTTCACCCTTCTTcccattcatatttatttatttattgacttttatGAAGTCTCCCTACCATCCAATCCCTAATGCCCATGTTGTCCTGACCATCCCCCCAGCCATCCAGCTGTCTGtgcagctgtctgtctgtctgtcacaaggaaaataaaaacggCAAGCAGCAGGACCTATGTGTGTAGTCTatggggaggggtggctgggggTACAGGGAGTGCTGGGACAGGGGCATTCCAGCCTTATCTGGGCCAGTGAGAGCCAAGGTATACCAGCTAGCCCCTTGGGACCTTCCTCCCCTGTCCCCGATCCTTCTGGTCCCTCACCTCTCCTTCATTCCTAGAGGGAAGAGAGACATTGGTCTGTTTCTCCCTCTGAAGTTTTTGGAATCCTGGCAGGACCACTGAATCCCCACCATCACCCTCTAACCAGTCTCTGGTGGCCCCCACCTCTTCTCACATGTTCCATCATCACAACTGGGAGGATGCTGGGCTCTGGAATGGACCAGCCCACACCCCAATCCTGGCTCAGCCTTCTTCATTCTGCTTGGGAGGCAGGCCAGCTCTGGTCCTAAGCCCTGGAGCAGAGGGGGTTTCATCATGATAGTAGGCAAGAGCAGGTGGTGTGAAGAGCTGTAAAGAAAACCAGGATTGGCCCATGTGTCCACGCTCTGTGTTAGAGCACCAATCAGGATACCCAGGGCACCAGCAACACAGGGCAGTTGTGAGTGCTCTGCTCCGCGTGTCTGCTGTGATGGAGCTGTAGACAAGTGTTTTCCTAGGTCCCAGGGACACTCAGTCTGAACCTTCTAATTCCCATAGCAAGccgggagcggggagggggcagtgggtgtTAAGGGACCTTGACTCTACCTGCCCTCCTGCAGTGCCACAGAATGGTCACTGGGTCCTAAAACTGAGCTGCCCTGCCTGGAAGTGTGGGGAAAGGGAGTTAGTTCTTGTGTCCAGAAGGACTGTTCCCCCTGCCCGTCTCCACCTTGAAAACTGTTCTTGGCAAAGTAAAAGGAATAAAGCTTTACGCCATGAGCAGAGGGAGCTGGTGCTGGTGTATTGCTGATCAAGGTTGAGGGCCGCTTGGTTGTAGCCCAAACAACCtttggcccagcccagcccagcctctctggCTTCTCAAGTCCCCAGAGAAGAGGCAAGCCCCATCATCAAAAAATAACAGGATATTAAAGCCAGTTGGAAGGGACCAGAGAGACATCTTTCCCACCTGCCATTTTAGCGATGAAGATATACAGTTTGCCTGTGAGAATCTCTAATCCCCTACACACTGCAaatgttttcatataaaaatgaggTGCCTGAACTCATATCTTGATAAATGGTAAAATTCCTCTCCTGTCCCACCTCTGATCTTGAGCCTCATTCTCATCTCCATTGGAAATGGCATGTGAACTGCTTGTTCCAAACCCAGAGGAGCAAAGGTAATTTATGTCAGCTGAGCCATGTCAAAATTGCTCTGATCAAAAGGTGACAGTGCTCTGCACCTTGGTGGGCAGTTACAGTGAATGGAAGGAAGTATTACCTGGTGCCCTAGCTTGGGCAGACTGGACTCCAGGTGAGTCCCAGAAGGGTTAACTTAACCCCTTTACCCCAGGTGGTCTGATGCCCCTATGCACCAGTTTATGCCTGGAGAGGGAGCTTGGGCAGACCTAGAGTATTGGAGTCAGTGTTAGTGCCAATCTCCAGGGATAGTGTGGCCCAGCCAGACCCTACCATGTCACATGAAGGGGAGTGAGTGGGAATGGGGTGGCAGCAGGGGATGCTGTTCTCAAAAATCTTTAAGGTCCTCTCTAGGTTTATCTCAGTTTACCATCAGGAGGCACAGTCTGGAAATGACAACCCTAGATTCCTGAGGTGGGGGAGAATAAAGGCACTTTCAGATTGCCACATGGCCTTCTCATAATTAGTCCGGATGGACAGTGAAGCCCATTGCTACACTGGCTTCATTCAAGAACACCTCCACAAACACTCACACCCCTTAACCGACTGTGTCCCAGGAAGGGCATGTTGTCCCAGTGTCCAGGGACTGACCTGAGTGTAAGCTGTCCCAGCAGGAAGCTGAATCTCTTGTCGACTTGAGGCCTTGTCTGATCCTCCTGGCAGCAGGATGGATACTCCTTGCTCTAGGAAGGGATGGGGCCACTTTCAGCTGCCCAGCCGTCCCGGCACTGACATGTGGTACACCCCAGAGCTTCTTGGATTACCCCCACCCCTGGATCTGCCTCAGTGGCTGAGCCAGCATCTCAGGCATCCTCAGTCTAAATAAAGAGACTGcttgggttgggggcaggggctggggtcccCAGGGGCTTGGGGCAACCACATCAAACAAGGCAAGGAGGGGAGTGATGTATAAAGCCTGGGCCTGGAGCTAAATACCTGTCCATGATCCTGCTGTGCCATCTGGAAGGGCTCCGTGCCACCTGCTACCCAGTTAGTCGACCCAAGTCCTGAAGTTGACCCTTCACGGTGAGTCTGGATCCTCAGGTCAGCCCTAGACACTCCCACTTCAGGGGATGTTCTGAACCTGCAGGGAAAAGGCTGAAGGTCAGAGTCCTGTGTTAGCCTAGACCcccttctttgttttctgctcCCCAGATGTCCAAAGCAGCTCCTGCCAAAAAACCAGCGGCTGCAGCCCCGCCTCCGGGATGTCCCGTGGATATCAACGACCCCCAGGTCCAGAGCGTGGCCACTGGTATCAGGCCTCTTACCGCGGCCACAGGTGAGGGGGAGGCCTGAAGAACCCGCTTCCGGAGAAAGGGAACTGGAGCTGCAGAACGCTCATCCTTGCATTtaggggatggaggagggccgAGCATAGTGTCATGTACCGCTAGGGTCACTGGACTTAGGAAAGAGCAATTACTGAGGTGTGGAAGGGTGGGCCACAGAGTAGATACTTTTATCAGGGTAACAATTTAGGagtggctgcccctcccccatgttTAAAGGTCTAGTGGCTGAGGGGACGGGCAGGGGACCATGTATGGATGTATAGAACTGCGGGCGGGTCAGAACTGAGTCGTGGGAGCTCTGGGCCCTGAACCCGCCTCCGGCTAGGTCCCGGAAGGCACTGCGCGGGAAGAGGCCGCCGCGTTTGCTGGAGCCTCTGGAGGACGTGGTGCTGATCGAGGGCAGCGCGGCCAAGCTGACTTACCGCTTCGGCTTTCCCGGACCCGTTCATCCACTGGAGCAAGGATGGCAAGGAGCTGCGCGACGGGCCCAAGTATCGCTATGTCTTCGGAGACCCTGACGTAGTCACACTGGTGGTGAGCGATGGCGTGCTGGTAGACCTGGGGCAGTACAGCATTAACGTAACCAACCACTTTGGCCAGTGCTCCGACTTGGCTCGCATCCTCGTGGAAGGTACGCGCGCCTGGAGTACAGTGCCACCGCGCAGAACAGCACCACCCAGCAGGCGCGTAGCCGGGTCCAGCCGCGTTTACCGTCGGGCCTCACTGAGTTCGGACGCGGATGTGGCCCAGACCCAGCACAGCTTGAGACACAGACCAGGGTGCAGCGTAGGCCGCCCGTGGCCCTTTCCTACCCTAGGATCCTGTTCCATCCAGGTTAAGAAGTCCGCTATGGGCTTCAGTCACTAGACTCCAGGGCCCCAAGGTCACAGGgagtcagaggcagagccaggtttAGAGTTTTGGTCTTCCGGCTCCCTGCCCAGGGCGATTTCCAAATCACCGCGAGATGTGTGAATATTCTTGGGCTTTCACCCCGTAGTATCTCTTTTGCTCCTGGATTCAACTTGAGGGGCAGGATTAGTCCTGTTTGACAGTTGAGGAGTTGAAGCCCCAAAGAGGCTAAAGACTTGTCCAACGTCACACAGCCAGCCTAAATCCATTTCGTATTTAGAACCGACTATTAGCCGGGGAGTGATGCTCCTGCTCATCTTATCTCTCGGTGCCTCAGTGGGTCGCATTCCCTTTCCATTCCTCTAGTCCCGGCGAAGATTCAGAAGGGACCGAATGACACAAAGGCACACAAAGGCACCACGGTTACGCTGACTGCAGAGATCTTGGGCGCGCCTGCGCCGGAAGTGGGCTGGACCAAGGACGGCGAGGACATCGAGGAGGACGACAGGCGAGGATGTGGACCTGCTGCAAGGATAGCGCCTGGAGCCAGAGCTTGGGCGGCACAGGGCCCAGAAACGCAGGAGTGGGACGGGGGCAGGAAAATGGGAGGCGAAGAACAGAGCTGGCTAATTAGTCCTGCCCAGGTCGCGCGTAAACTGATCCGAGGTCCTGCCATCCCCCTCTTCCCCGCTAGGGTTTTCTTCGGTATCAGCAGCACCACCACGACGCTGACCAGCCGCCGGGCCACGCCCGAAGACAGCGGCAAGTACGAAGTGTATGTGGAGAACAGCCTGAGCATGGACCAGAGCTTCGGTCTCGTGGATGTGGCCAGAAAGTGGCCCTCATACACTTCGCCCTGGCTTCAAGCTCTGGGGTCGTTGGGACCGACAACCCTGCTTCATATTGCTTAATAAAGCTGCTCTCTCTGACACTCCGcgtctgttctgttcttttgagACGCCATTTCCCCATGCTCTCGCACCCACACTTATTCCAGATCAGCACGCCAAGGTCACAAACTGTTGGGGTCAGAATGTTTGGAGAATGCCTAATCCAATGCTTCGTTTTACATATAGTTAAATCTGAGATAGGATTTCTCTCACGATCATAAGTTTCTTCACTTCTCAAACGGGATAGCAGAGCCTTTGACTCCTCTTCTTTTGTATACTTCAagccccaccctctcctgggGCTTTGCACTCTGGCCCCGCCCACCTCAAGGCTGGCCACACCTCCTCAGGTCTCTAGCTTCGCTCTTCCCTGTGACCTGGTTCTCTACTTTGGCTGCTACCCCTGGGCCCTTTCCCATACAGCTCAAGATCCTAATCTTAAATTCCAACCTCTGCTTCTCAGGCCCTACCCTTCTCACTTAGAGTCGCCCCCTCGACCCCTTGGCCACGCCCCCGTGCTCTCCCGTAAGTCCCACCTCCTCGCTCTTGGTTAGAAAGCGGGGAGGTATTAAGAACTACAGTTCCCGGCAGACTCCGCGAAGGAGGTCTCGCGAGTTGCGAGAAGACACGTGCGCGGAAGTAGCAAGCAGTAGCGGGCGACAGATCTGGCAAAAGAGAACTAGTGGTAAAGGGAGCTGATGGAGGGGTGGCGGAAGGGGTAGAGGGCAGGGGACGGCCGGTAGACAGAGGTGTGGCTCGGAGGTCCCGGGTGGTTTTTCGCACTTCCGCTCTTGTGTTGGTCCCACAACCCCTGGCTACGCGAGGCTAGGGTTTATTAGACAGTCAGTTGTGGGGTTCAGAGGATCAGCAATCAATCCTCCGAATCCAGAGATTCAGTGCCTTGTCAGTATCCATACTCAGGGGGTTGGTAGGTTCGGTATTTGGGATGCCAAAGGAGTCTATCTTTTGATTCAAGGTTCATCAGCCAGAGGTTAGTTTTAGGACCCAGTTTCAGCCTATTAGGGTTTTTGCTAGGATTTGGGATGCATCAGAAGCGGATCAGTGTTAGTTCCGTACTTGGGATCCATTCTTCGGATTGTAGTTAAATATTTGGGGCCCACTCAGAATTTGAGGTTCAGTATTCAGGGTTCACTGTTAGGTTTAAGGGGTTAACATTTAGAGTAAGAATACAACAATTGGGAATAGGTGG
The genomic region above belongs to Camelus ferus isolate YT-003-E chromosome 5, BCGSAC_Cfer_1.0, whole genome shotgun sequence and contains:
- the SPEGNB gene encoding LOW QUALITY PROTEIN: SPEG neighbor protein (The sequence of the model RefSeq protein was modified relative to this genomic sequence to represent the inferred CDS: inserted 3 bases in 2 codons), whose protein sequence is MSKAAPAKKPAAAAPPPGCPVDINDPQVQSVATXYQASYRGHRSRKALRGKRPPRLLEPLEDVVLIEGSAAKLTYRXSAFPDPFIHWSKDGKELRDGPKYRYVFGDPDVVTLVVSDGVLVDLGQYSINVTNHFGQCSDLARILVEVPAKIQKGPNDTKAHKGTTVTLTAEILGAPAPEVGWTKDGEDIEEDDRRGCGPAARIAPGARAWAAQGPETQEWDGGRKMGGEEQSWLISPAQVARKLIRGPAIPLFPARVFFGISSTTTTLTSRRATPEDSGKYEVYVENSLSMDQSFGLVDVARKWPSYTSPWLQALGSLGPTTLLHIA